In Primulina eburnea isolate SZY01 chromosome 3, ASM2296580v1, whole genome shotgun sequence, one DNA window encodes the following:
- the LOC140825163 gene encoding ASI1-immunoprecipitated protein 3 — translation MRNRRLARVPTSDEEDDAQPLQLRDSPVDENQNQRKRKKVNLPDEEGEENEREVKSKEKRKRKEATEEPEPEDEEQEDAEAQPMGEIARVSGKGRGRRNHYESFELDGLQYHLEDPVLLAPERKDQKPYVAIIKDITQTWSGDMMVTGQWFYRPEEAEKRTGGNWESRDTRELFYSFHRDEVPAESVLHKCVVHFIPLHKQIPHRKQHPGFIVQKVYDTDQRKLFKLTDKDYEDNKQQELDDLVQKTLKRLGDVPDLEPEDMVVDREDQIKSKRLIKKKNMTPLDVSRDNECLGKSQLLKPETPGSTGVGTSEYNTILSNFMLLTGETQRDKWLEKLLQSVQFICSSVDGEQNDGEKGGDADVRNKVDESFVWPDAAVHVIVDLEKAAHDSLSTDFQKYNQKMRQLAFNLKSNAVLARRLLKRELDSAQILNMSPNELKEGLTSEEILSREPEESGHMQMTDARCKRCMEKQVGLREIIQTGHGDRYQLECNACGNTWYASRDDVSSLTIEGPSSAKTVGAAPLATAKFEDIEKNLVSPRGAVSPRGAERGANDVLKKATEAYVPVLDNQQSSNKT, via the exons ATGCGCAACCGCCGTCTTGCACGCGTGCCGACCAGCGACGAAGAGGACGACGCGCAGCCGCTCCAGCTTCGTGACTCACCGGTGGATGAAAACCAAAACCAGAGAAAGCGCAAAAAGGTGAACCTACCGGACGAGGAGGGAGAGGAGAACGAAAGAGAGGTAAAATCGAAGGAGAAAAGGAAGAGAAAGGAGGCGACAGAAGAGCCCGAGCCGGAAGACGAGGAGCAGGAGGATGCAGAGGCGCAGCCGATGGGCGAGATAGCTAGGGTTTCTGGGAAAGGGAGAGGAAGGAGGAATCATTATGAGTCATTTGAACTCGATGGTCTTCAATATCATCTT GAGGATCCTGTGCTGTTAGCTCCTGAGAGAAAAGATCAGAAGCCTTACGTGGCCATAATTAAG GACATTACTCAGACTTGGAGTGGTGACATGATGGTAACTGGACAATGGTTCTATCGTCCAGAGGAGGCAGAAAAAAGAACTGGTGGAAATTGGGAATCACGTGATACGAGGGAGCTGTTTTATAGTTTCCACAGAGATGAAGTACCTGCAGAATCTGTCTTGCACAAGTGTGTGGTGCATTTCATTCCACTACATAAGCAGATTCCTCATCGCAAACAACACCCAGGTTTCATTGTGCAAAAAGTATATGATACTGATCAGAGGAAGCTTTTTAAGCTGACAGATAAAGATTATGAAGACAATAAACAACAGGAGCTGGATGATCTTGTTCAGAAGACTCTTAAACGGCTTGGCGATGTTCCAGATCTTGAACCTGAGGATATGGTTGTGGATCGTGAAGATCAAATAAAGAGTAAACGACTTATAAAGAAAAAGAACATGACACCGTTGGATGTTTCAAGGGATAATGAATGTCTTGGTAAATCGCAGCTACTTAAGCCAGAAACTCCAGGAAGCACTGGTGTTGGTACATCTGAATATAATACTATTCTCTCAAACTTTATGCTGTTGACTGGTGAAACTCAGCGAGACAAATGGTTGGAAAAGCTTCTGCAATCGGTTCAGTTCATATGCTCTTCAGTGGATGGTGAGCAGAATGATGGGGAAAAAGGGGGTGATGCGGATGTAAGAAATAAG GTAGATGAGTCATTTGTCTGGCCAGATGCAGCTGTCCATGTCATAGTTGATCTTGAGAAAGCCGCACATGACTCCCTTTCTACTGATTTCCAGAAGTATAACCAAAAGATGAGACAGCTAGCATTTAATCTTAAG AGCAATGCTGTGTTAGCACGACGCCTTCTGAAAAGAGAGCTGGATTCTGCACAGATACTGAATATGTCTCCTAATGAGTTAAAG gaaggTTTAACTTCTGAAGAGATTTTGAGCAGGGAGCCTGAGGAATCCGGCCATATGCAG ATGACAGATGCTCGTTGCAAAAGATGCATGGAGAAACAAGTGGGGTTGAGAGAGATTATTCAGACTGGACATGGCGATCGCTATCAG TTGGAGTGTAATGCTTGTGGCAACACCTGGTACGCTTCCAGGGACGATGTTTCTAGCCTGACTATAGAAGGTCCAAGTTCTGCTAAAACTGTTGGTGCTGCACCACTGGCTACTGCCAAGTTTGAAGATATTGAGAAGAATTTGGTGAGTCCGCGAGGAGCCGTGAGTCCACGAGGAGCCGAGAGGGGAGCTAATGATGTATTGAAGAAAGCTACGGAAGCATATGTGCCAGTGTTAGATAACCAACAATCGTCCAACAAAACTTGA
- the LOC140825161 gene encoding uncharacterized protein, whose protein sequence is MNTREDSRGFGPLPYSSLRNLSSSSSAFFSANQSPFFSPSASTVLLSTRSDNSREAIVTNLDSLDLSRTVESEYLTSAIFASTSDYPGATRCPSNDLRKFENVSSSLGVSDSPLSIYNIGHKNDCSKQNTKTKGPGKFLQIAVPPNSFSLNRLRSCDVFIGFHGRKPSLLRFANWLRSELEVQGLSCFVTDRARCRSSRKHRIVEKAMDGCTFGVVILTRKSFRNPYTIEELRLFSGKKNLVPVYFDLGPDDCLVRDIIEKRGDLWEKYGGELWLLYGGLEEEWKDSVNSLSQADEWKLEAQDGNWRDCILRAVTLLALRLGRRSIVDRLTKWREKVEKEEFPFLRNENFIGRKKELSELEFLLFGDISGDAERDYFKIKARPMKRNLTIGRARTNSMDKNTSDRLSESSKRKGKQPIVWKEFEKEIELQNTEFSQPQQRQKSKSSGKHGRRKRSMKVIYGKGIACVSGDSGIGKTELLLEFAYRFHQRYKMVLWIGGESRYIRQNYLNLWPFLEIDVGVENCTEKSRTKSFEEQEEAAIARVRKELMRNIPFLLIIDNLESEKDWWDHKLVMDLLPRLGGETHVIISTRLSGVMNLEPLKLSYLSEVEAMSLMLGSITDQSVTEIDALRAIEEKLGRLTLGLAMVGAILSELPISPSRLLDTVNRMLLRDATWSGRENSSLRRNNFLLQLFEVCFSIFDHADGPRSLATRMALASGWFAPALVPVSILALAAHKIPEKHQNRQVLKKILRSLTCGFTSSYSRRSEAEASSLLLRFNIARGCTREGFVQFNQLVKLYARKRGVARVAQAMVQAVFSRGFVSNHSDHIWAACFLLLGFGKDPVVVELKASELLFVVKEVILPLAIRTFMTFSRCSAALELLRLCTDALEATDHTFATPVENWLDKSICWKPVQTNAQLNPLIWQELALARATVLEVRAKLMVRGGQFDIGDDLIRKAIFIRTSISGENHPETMSARETLSRLTRVVTSVRNHISSEQNRRLS, encoded by the coding sequence ATGAATACTCGAGAAGATAGTCGTGGATTCGGACCGTTACCTTATTCATCTTTAAGGAATCTCTCATCATCCTCATCAGCCTTTTTTTCGGCAAATCAATCGCCCTTCTTTTCTCCTAGCGCAAGCACAGTACTCTTATCTACACGTTCTGACAATTCACGTGAGGCTATTGTCACAAACTTGGATTCCCTAGATTTGAGTAGGACTGTGGAATCAGAATATTTAACAAGCGCCATATTTGCGTCAACTAGTGATTATCCTGGTGCAACCAGGTGTCCATCGAATGATCTCAGGAAGTTTGAAAATGTATCTTCATCATTGGGAGTATCTGATAGTCCCTTGTCAATTTACAACATAGGTCATAAGAACGATTGTTCTAAGCAAAATACTAAAACAAAAGGGCCTGGTAAATTTCTCCAAATCGCAGTTCCTCCGAATTCCTTTTCTTTAAATAGACTGAGGAGTTGTGATGTCTTCATAGGTTTTCATGGACGAAAGCCTTCACTGCTCAGGTTCGCCAATTGGCTTCGCTCCGAGTTAGAGGTTCAGGGTTTGAGTTGTTTTGTAACAGACAGGGCTAGATGTCGAAGTTCTCGTAAGCATAGAATCGTTGAGAAAGCAATGGATGGTTGTACATTTGGAGTCGTTATCTTGACCAGAAAGTCATTCAGGAACCCATACACCATCGAAGAGCTGAGATTATTCTCTGGGAAGAAGAACTTGGTTCCGGTGTACTTTGATTTGGGCCCTGATGATTGCCTCGTGAGAGATATTATCGAGAAAAGAGGAGATCTTTGGGAGAAATACGGCGGTGAGCTCTGGCTACTCTATGGCGGACTAGAGGAGGAATGGAAAGATTCTGTCAACTCCCTTTCACAGGCTGACGAGTGGAAACTAGAGGCTCAGGATGGTAACTGGAGAGATTGCATATTAAGAGCTGTCACCCTGTTGGCATTGAGGTTGGGAAGGAGAAGTATTGTGGATAGACTGACCAAGTGGAGAGAAAAAGTGGAGAAAGAAGAGTTCCCTTTTCTTCGGAATGAGAATTTCATCGGTCGGAAAAAGGAGTTGTCCGAGCTTGAATTTTTACTTTTCGGAGACATCAGTGGAGATGCCGAGAGAGACTATTTCAAGATCAAGGCCAGACCCATGAAAAGGAACTTGACAATTGGCCGGGCGAGGACTAATTCAATGGACAAAAATACAAGTGATCGATTAAGTGAAAGTAGCAAGAGGAAAGGGAAACAACCAATTGTGTGGAAGGAATTCGAAAAGGAGATTGAATTGCAGAACACGGAGTTTTCTCAACCTCAGCAGAGACAAAAATCAAAGAGCAGTGGGAAGCATGGCAGGAGAAAGAGATCTATGAAAGTCATCTATGGAAAAGGAATTGCTTGTGTGTCAGGAGACTCGGGTATTGGAAAAACCGAGCTGCTCTTAGAGTTTGCTTACCGCTTCCATCAAAGATATAAGATGGTATTATGGATAGGAGGAGAAAGCCGATACATTCGACAGAATTACTTGAACTTGTGGCCGTTCTTAGAAATCGATGTAGGGGTGGAGAACTGCACAGAAAAAAGTCGAACCAAGAGCTTTGAAGAGCAAGAGGAAGCTGCAATAGCCAGGGTCCGAAAGGAGCTAATGCGAAACATTCCTTTTTTATTAATAATCGACAATTTGGAGAGTGAAAAGGACTGGTGGGATCACAAACTTGTAATGGATCTGCTGCCACGTTTAGGTGGTGAAACTCATGTCATCATTTCAACACGCCTATCTGGTGTGATGAATCTTGAGCCCTTGAAGCTTTCTTACCTATCAGAGGTTGAGGCAATGTCTTTAATGCTCGGAAGCATTACCGATCAATCAGTCACAGAAATCGATGCATTACGAGCCATTGAGGAAAAACTTGGTAGGTTAACTCTAGGCCTTGCTATGGTGGGGGCTATTCTATCTGAGCTGCCTATTAGTCCCAGTAGACTTTTGGATACAGTTAATAGGATGCTGTTGAGGGATGCAACATGGAGTGGTCGTGAGAACAGTTCATTAAGACGCAACAATTTCCTTTTGCAGCTTTTTGAGGTATGCTTTTCCATATTTGACCATGCTGATGGACCAAGGAGTTTGGCAACTAGAATGGCTCTTGCAAGTGGTTGGTTTGCACCAGCACTGGTCCCTGTGTCCATTTTAGCTCTGGCTGCTCATAAGATACCCGAGAAACACCAGAATCGACAGGTCTTGAAAAAGATTTTGCGCTCCTTGACATGTGGTTTCACATCATCATATTCACGGAGATCAGAAGCAGAAGCATCCTCGTTACTTTTGAGATTCAATATAGCGAGAGGCTGTACTAGGGAAGGTTTCGTTCAGTTTAACCAGCTCGTAAAACTCTATGCTCGAAAGAGGGGTGTCGCCAGAGTAGCACAAGCAATGGTACAAGCTGTTTTTAGCCGTGGCTTCGTATCCAATCACTCTGATCACATATGGGCCGCCTGTTTCTTGCTCCTAGGATTCGGGAAAGACCCAGTAGTTGTTGAGCTCAAGGCGTCAGAGTTGCTTTTTGTCGTGAAAGAAGTGATATTGCCCCTTGCAATTCGTACCTTTATGACATTCTCTCGGTGCAGTGCTGCTCTTGAGCTGCTTCGTCTCTGCACAGATGCATTAGAAGCAACTGATCATACGTTTGCCACCCCGGTTGAAAACTGGTTGGATAAGTCCATTTGCTGGAAACCTGTTCAGACAAACGCTCAGCTAAATCCATTGATATGGCAAGAACTCGCGTTGGCAAGAGCTACTGTGCTAGAAGTCAGAGCCAAGTTGATGGTACGAGGTGGACAGTTCGATATAGGGGATGATTTAATCCGGAAAGCCATTTTCATTAGAACTTCAATATCCGGCGAAAACCATCCGGAAACAATGTCCGCACGTGAGACGCTTAGCAGGCTAACTAGAGTTGTTACCAGTGTTCGAAACCATATTTCATCTGAGCAGAATCGACGATTGAGTTGA
- the LOC140825162 gene encoding uncharacterized protein, whose protein sequence is MSFPNKGIWMPIRSGSQDNGEVADASTRNEHKRGYQWFVGSREQELFFNKKQAIESDNKGTSSGATLMSYPLWSDSSSSQSGGHVGEHLVNPMTVEGSNLSQKNVFSTVSAEPHLEKGRPDDQFGIDSSACFSMSQTVEDPLCLNSGVRKVMVNEIRILQNCLPEFVQNSNPETKSEKLCTMFKNVEQACSKRDAMVKNQFFSGIDDNKLSIGQAFNRRNYDTGSMADQYEKRIGNFMSIGSTCQGQENFYAMGPFYNKANEAFNMSSSSTYNKGDTDFTSLTYVHSQQDATFMPQRTVPSKENSMMLSLGENHENDEQTTMSFGCFQDDPDDSNTSSRLTCSRDILLSQMSAQSSAAMGQINSVEQITANVASVAASRTDGTLKNLEPKTKKGTSNNFPANVKSLLSTGILDGIPVKYISWSREKNLRGVVKGTGYLCSCQDCKLSKAINAYEFERHAGCKTKHPNNHIYFENGKTIYAVVQELRSTPQEVLFEAIQNVTGSPINQKNFHNWKASYQAATRELQRIYGRDDTTVPS, encoded by the exons ATG TCTTTTCCAAACAAAGGCATTTGGATGCCTATTAGATCTGGTTCTCAGGATAATGGAGAGGTGGCTGATGCTTCTACTAGAAATGAGCACAAGCGTGGTTATCAGTGGTTTGTTGGTTCACGTGAACAAGAGCTATTCTTCAACAAGAAGCAAGCAATAGAATCTGATAACAAAGGAACAAGTTCAGGAGCTACATTAATGAGTTATCCTTTATGGAGTGATAGTTCCAGTTCTCAGTCTGGAGGTCATGTTGGTGAGCACCTCGTCAACCCCATGACTGTTGAGGGTTCAAATCTTTCTCAAAAGAATGTCTTCTCTACTGTTTCCGCTGAGCCCCATTTGGAAAAAGGGCGTCCTGATGATCAATTTGGAATTGACTCATCAGCTTGTTTTTCCATGTCTCAAACTGTGGAAGATCCTCTATGTCTGAATTCAGGAGTTAGAAAAGTGATGGTTAATGAAATAAGGATCTTGCAGAATTGCTTGCCTGAATTTGTTCAGAACTCTAACCCAGAAACAAAAAGTGAAAAACTATGCACCATGTTTAAGAATG ttgAACAGGCCTGCAGCAAGAGAGATGCTATGGTTAAGAATCAGTTCTTTAGTGGGATAGATGACAATAAGCTCTCTATTGGTCAAGCCTTCAACAGAAGGAATTATGATACTGGTTCAATGGCGGATCAGTATGAAAAACGTATTGGCAATTTCATGTCAATTGGTTCTACTTGCCAGGGCCAGGAGAATTTCTATGCAATGGGCCCTTTCTACAATAAAGCCAATGAAGCATTCAACATGTCTTCGAGTTCTACTTATAATAAGGGGGACACAGATTTTACATCACTAACATATGTTCATAGTCAGCAAGATGCTACCTTTATGCCACAAAGAACGGTCCCCAGCAAAGAAAATTCTATGATGCTATCATTGGGTGAGAATCATGAGAATGATGAACAAACTACTATGTCTTTTGGCTGCTTTCAGGATGATCCTGATGATAGTAACACCTCCAGCAGACTCACATGCAGCCGTGATATTCTGTTAAGTCAAATGTCTGCTCAATCTTCTGCAGCGATGGGACAGATAAATTCTGTGGAGCAGATAACTGCAAATGTTGCCTCGGTAGCCGCTTCAAGGACAGATGGCACACTCAAGAATTTAGAACCAAAGACAAAGAAAGGAACTTCAAACAACTTCCCCGCCAATGTTAAAAGCTTATTATCAACTGGCATACTTGATGGGATTCCAGTGAAGTATATATCGTGGTCAAGAGAG AAGAATCTTCGAGGTGTGGTAAAAGGGACGGGTTACTTGTGTAGCTGCCAGGATTGTAAGCTTTCGAAG GCTATCAATGCTTATGAGTTTGAGCGCCATGCTGGTTGCAAAACCAAACACCCCAATAACCATATTTACTTTGAGAATGGGAAGACTATTTATGCAGTGGTTCAAGAATTGAGGAGTACCCCGCAGGAAGTGCTGTTTGAAGCGATTCAAAATGTGACGGGCTCCCCTATCAATCAGAAAAATTTCCATAATTGGAAAG CATCATATCAAGCTGCAACTCGGGAGCTTCAACGCATTTATGGGAGAGATGACACGACCGTACCATCTTGA